A single Anopheles arabiensis isolate DONGOLA chromosome 2, AaraD3, whole genome shotgun sequence DNA region contains:
- the LOC120896687 gene encoding uncharacterized protein LOC120896687 isoform X3 produces MGEVGANATESTAPPPPPAADSNSNSSSSTSTSEPKENGEVNGTATDKTAVTDNAAVAEEDNDDEEELLHEEADKNGTNSEAANGEKSATEPLANSDVAPSGEKKLHNNAADSLGKKEAAEPTESSSDATDPSSRSGGEGDATEPSKQATEEKKLSTSRESDEIETMDVDEEEEDGDVVAVDAENGTANGSAGGDEEPPVVAAKQQQQQVTEVDDDEPMEVDGGGEQDAAAAAPTNGHKESNADEDGATVRSEKLTSSKTAAEKDKSEPPTHPASKQPADDDAEEEEEDDDKPVSINSDSEGEESPQKRDSGEPVAAADKATKPATNSKLILVDEGGLAKLNEAVPAAAAATVVGGVASAGKKSDTVPSNGVVVDGAAATATRTQNGDCDGDLTILSDKEDDCVVIEDDDGESDASVPAVPANNARRSGSIRATGGRKSDGGVGGGAASLMTGSAINPLAAAAAALQQQQLNQSIVSSMDDDDEDEDDDDDDIEEIIDDPLALGTQATNLSMGGRGYQPNTPVNLKGQKSLLMNNAAGGAAGGKEPTLVIIDTNTMMNNGGGAQRGATNLASAGVTSPNVNSNAANLLAKASSAGILANASASPGAQFNSRSLLNSPGVVGNSPVAAAAGAAMLNQGGMLGKNAAAGSALAPVTPLLPALTDDMFVLEAPSFIVPYIYEKPPADNLRDIVDELEVTIKEMRKKLEESGAVPPAASKQQGGDTAEQVKEDGAKNAATAAAAAAAAASLYGDKESDKSKNNKKRKRNNDDDDDWDELETSTDDEASDEEQKTKVLIKEARADIEAIKEHIISPSDKDDLTGVGGGGGSSGGANGSDPKKSENYFENPLGKFFMNIGINLVQEFVQTDLLRQQKRKRDREGKPSPSTQLAINSLMKNLEQSKENNKPYKFEMKRCEYCPFKSESALVMAHHYETPHMRNFIYKCNFCAYETRPPHDILYHMEAVHNIKGRMEKALSYHHCPNCPFEDNGKSKLARHAVACAKKFRPELNLNPPMDWEPPAKIPRIKPKHGLVGTATAYQAMTAQQQKNIALANQQRLNQQQVASSAVHLQQQQHLSQLQQQQLVGQQHLGLAGTNAAAATLNNVALANLSPAAQAVAIRARAAAAGLGGAGSGGVGGLGAGGAGGGRAPAIIPSPTGITGAGSGVRGAGAVAGLGAGLNATALAASAAAIRNTLAGAGMKSINNAGRSLLTNSNASITIQNASSMKATKTAQAPSISITPLPRQSASNSSSAAANMSNIAGALSKLQAQGTSAVKPGQNPSGGKMAFVVCEICDGYIKDLDQLRNHMQWIHKVKIHPKMIYNRPPLNCQKCQYRFFTDQGLERHLLGSHGLVTSSMQEAANKGKDAGRCPVCGRVYQWKLLNHVSRDHNMTLKPAHLSYKCTVCTATFGMYKQFESHVYSAHSTVAKKTGEGKGSKGGGGGGGGMGQQQTSSGMGGSGGSSSSGGAGGLRNPFVGGGDSLLKPLKINDEITIIPQPTSNSKMAKTIELESHVID; encoded by the exons ATGGGCGAGGTCGGTGCGAATGCAACGGAATcgactgcaccaccaccaccaccggcagcagacagcaacagcaacagcagcagcagcaccagcaccagcgagCCAAAGGAGAATGGGGAAGTGAACGGTACGGCGACGGACAAGACTGCCGTCACCGATAATGCAGCCGTAGCGGAGGAAgacaacgacgacgaggaggagctgCTGCACGAGGAAGCAgacaaaaatggcacaaacaGTGAGGCTGCGAACGGTGAAAAGTCAGCAACAGAGCCGCTGGCGAACAGTGATGTAGCGCCATCTGGGGAGAAAAAGTTGCACAACAACGCTGCCGACAGCTTGGGCAAAAAGGAAGCGGCAGAGCCAACAGAGAGCAGTAGTGACGCGACCGATCCAAGTAGCCGAAGTGGTGGCGAAGGTGACGCGACAGAACCGTCGAAGCAGGCGACGGAAGAGAAGAAGCTCTCCACGAGCAGGGAGTCGGACGAGATCGAAACCATGGATGTGGAcgaagaggaagaggacggTGACGTTGTTGCGGTGGACGCTGAGAACGGCACAGCAAACGGTTCGGCTGGCGGGGATGAAGAACCACCGGTGGTCGCCgctaagcagcagcagcagcaagtgacGGAGGTCGACGATGATGAGCCGATGGAGGTGGACGGTGGGGGTGAGCAGGATGCGGCTGCCGCAGCCCCGACCAACGGGCACAAGGAATCGAACGCCGACGAGGATGGTGCGACCGTGCGGTCGGAAAAGCTTACCAGCAGTAAAACTGCAGCGGAAAAGGATAAGAGCGAACCACCGACGCATCCAGCATCAAAGCAACCGGCGGATGACGATgcggaggaggaagaggaggatgaCGACAAACCGGTCAGTATTAATTCCGACTCCGAGGGTGAGGAATCGCCCCAAAAGCGAGACAGCGGCGAaccggtggcagcggcggACAAAGCAACCAAGCCAGCGACCAACAGTAAGCTAATCCTGGTGGACGAGGGCGGTTTGGCGAAGCTGAACGAGGCTGTGCCCGCCGCAGCAGCTGCAACCGTTGTCGGGGGAGTTGCGAGCGCTGGTAAGAAGAGTGACACTGTACCTAGCaacggggtggtggtggatggagCGGCAGCGACGGCCACTCGTACCCAGAACGGTGACTGTGATGGGGATCTAACGATCCTGAGCGACAAGGAGGACGACTGCGTGGTGATTGAGGACGATGACGGCGAGTCGGATGCTTCCGTGCCGGCCGTCCCCGCGAACAACGCGCGGCGAAGCGGCAGTATACGAGCGACGGGTGGGCGAAAGTCGgacggtggtgttggtggtggagcTGCGTCATTAATGACGGGGTCAGCAATCAATCCGCTTgccgcggccgccgccgcgttgcagcagcagcagctgaaccAGAGCATCGTCTCGTCCATggatgacgacgacgaggacgaggacgacgatgatgatgatatagAGGAAATCATCGACGATCCGCTGGCGTTGGGAACGCAGGCGACCAACTTGAGCATGGGCGGGCGCGGCTACCAACCGAACACGCCGGTCAACCTCAAGGGACAGAAATCGCTGCTAATGAAcaatgctgctggtggtgccgccggtggTAAGGAGCCAACGCTGGTGATAATCGATACCAACACAATGATGAACAATGGCGGTGGCGCGCAACGCGGTGCGACGAATCTGGCCTCTGCCGGGGTGACGTCGCCGAACGTGAACAGCAACGCGGCCAATCTGCTCGCGAAGGCAAGCAGCGCCGGCATCCTGGCGAACGCGAGCGCCAGCCCGGGCGCACAGTTTAACTCCCGCAGCCTGCTCAACTCGCCCGGCGTCGTTGGCAACTCGCCggtggccgccgccgccggtgcTGCAATGCTAAACCAGGGCGGTATGCTCGGTAAGAATGCGGCCGCCGGCTCAGCGCTGGCCCCGGTGACGCCGCTCCTGCCCGCCCTTACCGACGACATGTTCGTGCTGGAGGCGCCGTCCTTTATCGTGCCGTACATCTACGAGAAGCCGCCCGCGGACAATCTGCGTGACATCGTCGACGAGCTGGAGGTCACGATCAAGGAGATGCGCAAGAAGCTCGAAGAGTCCGGTGCGGTACCGCCAGCCGCCAGCAAGCAGCAGGGCGGCGACACCGCCGAACAGGTCAAGGAGGACGGTGCGAAGAACGCGGCAaccgcggcagcagcagcagcggcggcggcctCGCTCTACGGCGACAAGGAGTCGGAcaagagcaaaaacaacaagaagcgaaagcgcaacaacgacgacgacgacgactgggACGAGCTGGAAACGTCCACCGACGACGAGGCGTCGGACGAGGAGCAGAAGACGAAGGTGCTGATCAAGGAGGCGAGGGCGGACATCGAGGCGATCAAGGAGCACATCATCTCGCCGTCGGACAAGGACGATCTGACCGgggtcggcggcggcggcggcagcagcggcggcgccAACGGGAGCGATCCGAAGAAGTCGGAAAACTACTTCGAAAACCCGCTCGGCAAGTTCTTCATGAACATCGGCATCAATCTGGTGCAGGAGTTCGTGCAGACGGATCTGCTGCGGCAGCAGAAGCGCAAGCGCGACCGGGAGGGCAAACCGTCGCCGAGCACGCAGCTCGCCATCAACTCGCTGATGAAGAATCTCGAGCAGAGCAAGGAGAACAACAAACCGTACAAGTTCGAGATGAAGCGGTGCGAGTACTGCCCGTTCAAGTCGGAGTCGGCGCTGGTGATGGCGCACCACTACGAGACGCCCCACATGCGCAACTTCATCTACAAGTGTAACTTCTGCGCGTACGAGACGCGCCCACCGCACGACATCCTGTACCACATGGAGGCGGTGCACAACATCAAGGGGCGGATGGAGAAGGCGCTCTCCTACCACCACTGCCCGAACTGTCCGTTCGAGGACAACGGGAAGTCGAAGCTGGCCCGCCATGCGGTCGCCTGCGCGAAGAAGTTCCGGCCCGAGCTGAACCTGAACCCGCCGATGGACTGGGAACCGCCGGCAAAGATACCGCGCATCAAGCCGAAGCACGGTCTCGTCGGTACGGCAACGGCCTATCAG GCCATGACCgcacagcagcagaaaaacatTGCCCTTGCCAATCAGCAGCGCCTCAACCAGCAGCAGGTCGCGTCGTCGGCGGTtcacctgcagcagcagcagcacctcagccagctgcagcagcagcagctggtcgGCCAGCAGCATCTCGGGCTGGCCGGCACGAATGCGGCCGCCGCCACGCTCAACAATGTCGCGCTGGCGAACCTGTCGCCCGCCGCCCAAGCCGTCGCCATACGGGCCCGTGCGGCTGCGGCCGGTCTCGGCGGCGCTGGCAGCGGCGGTGTCGGCGGTCTCGGAGCcggcggtgctggtggtggccgTGCCCCTGCCATCATCCCGTCGCCCACGGGCATTACGGGTGCCGGCAGCGGGGTGCGAGGGGCCGGTGCCGTGGCGGGCCTGGGCGCTGGCCTGAATGCGACCGCGCTCGCTGCGTCGGCCGCCGCCATCCGGAACACGCTCGCCGGAGCAGGAATG AAATCAATCAACAACGCCGGACGATCACTTCTAACCAATTCCAATGCGTCCATCACAATTCAG aatgCGTCCAGTATGAAGGCGACCAAGACGGCCCAGGCGCCGAGCATCTCGATTACGCCCCTGCCGCGCCAGTCCGCctcgaacagcagcagtgcgGCGGCCAACATGTCCAACATTGCCGGCGCCCTGTCGAAGCTGCAGGCCCAGGGTACGTCCGCGGTCAAGCCCGGGCAAAACCCGAGCGGCGGCAAGATGGCGTTCGTGGTGTGCGAGATCTGCGACGGCTACATCAAGGATCTGGACCAGCTGCGCAACCACATGCAGTGGATACACAAAGTGAAG aTTCACCCGAAGATGATCTACAACCGACCGCCACTGAATTGCCAAAAGTGTCAGTACCGGTTTTTCACCGACCAGGGCCTGGAGCGGCATCTGTTAGGCTCGCACGGCTTGGTGACGAGCTCGATGCAGGAGGCCGCCAACAAGGGCAAGGATGCTGGCCGCTGTCCAGTCTGTGGACGG GTGTACCAGTGGAAGCTGCTTAATCACGTGTCCCGCGATCACAACATGACCCTGAAACCTGCCCATCTCTCGTACAAATGTACCGTCTGCACGGCCACGTTCGGCATGTACAAGCAGTTCGAAAGCCACGTCTACTCCGCGCACAGTACGGTCGCGAAAAAGACGGGCGAAGGCAAGGGCAGCaagggtggcggtggtggtggtggtggcatggGACAGCAGCAGACCTCATCCGGTATGGGTGGCAGTGGTGGATCTTCATCTTCGGGCGGCGCCGGCGGACTGCGGAATCCGTTCGTGGGCGGTGGCGATTCGCTGCTGAAGCCGCTCAAGATTAACGACGAAATCACGATCATCCCGCAGCCGACCTCCAACAGCAAGATGGCGAAAACGATCGAGCTGGAAAGTCACGTCATAG ATTAA
- the LOC120896687 gene encoding uncharacterized protein LOC120896687 isoform X4: MGEVGANATESTAPPPPPAADSNSNSSSSTSTSEPKENGEVNGTATDKTAVTDNAAVAEEDNDDEEELLHEEADKNGTNSEAANGEKSATEPLANSDVAPSGEKKLHNNAADSLGKKEAAEPTESSSDATDPSSRSGGEGDATEPSKQATEEKKLSTSRESDEIETMDVDEEEEDGDVVAVDAENGTANGSAGGDEEPPVVAAKQQQQQVTEVDDDEPMEVDGGGEQDAAAAAPTNGHKESNADEDGATVRSEKLTSSKTAAEKDKSEPPTHPASKQPADDDAEEEEEDDDKPVSINSDSEGEESPQKRDSGEPVAAADKATKPATNSKLILVDEGGLAKLNEAVPAAAAATVVGGVASAGKKSDTVPSNGVVVDGAAATATRTQNGDCDGDLTILSDKEDDCVVIEDDDGESDASVPAVPANNARRSGSIRATGGRKSDGGVGGGAASLMTGSAINPLAAAAAALQQQQLNQSIVSSMDDDDEDEDDDDDDIEEIIDDPLALGTQATNLSMGGRGYQPNTPVNLKGQKSLLMNNAAGGAAGGKEPTLVIIDTNTMMNNGGGAQRGATNLASAGVTSPNVNSNAANLLAKASSAGILANASASPGAQFNSRSLLNSPGVVGNSPVAAAAGAAMLNQGGMLGKNAAAGSALAPVTPLLPALTDDMFVLEAPSFIVPYIYEKPPADNLRDIVDELEVTIKEMRKKLEESGAVPPAASKQQGGDTAEQVKEDGAKNAATAAAAAAAAASLYGDKESDKSKNNKKRKRNNDDDDDWDELETSTDDEASDEEQKTKVLIKEARADIEAIKEHIISPSDKDDLTGVGGGGGSSGGANGSDPKKSENYFENPLGKFFMNIGINLVQEFVQTDLLRQQKRKRDREGKPSPSTQLAINSLMKNLEQSKENNKPYKFEMKRCEYCPFKSESALVMAHHYETPHMRNFIYKCNFCAYETRPPHDILYHMEAVHNIKGRMEKALSYHHCPNCPFEDNGKSKLARHAVACAKKFRPELNLNPPMDWEPPAKIPRIKPKHGLVGTATAYQAMTAQQQKNIALANQQRLNQQQVASSAVHLQQQQHLSQLQQQQLVGQQHLGLAGTNAAAATLNNVALANLSPAAQAVAIRARAAAAGLGGAGSGGVGGLGAGGAGGGRAPAIIPSPTGITGAGSGVRGAGAVAGLGAGLNATALAASAAAIRNTLAGAGMNASSMKATKTAQAPSISITPLPRQSASNSSSAAANMSNIAGALSKLQAQGTSAVKPGQNPSGGKMAFVVCEICDGYIKDLDQLRNHMQWIHKVKIHPKMIYNRPPLNCQKCQYRFFTDQGLERHLLGSHGLVTSSMQEAANKGKDAGRCPVCGRVYQWKLLNHVSRDHNMTLKPAHLSYKCTVCTATFGMYKQFESHVYSAHSTVAKKTGEGKGSKGGGGGGGGMGQQQTSSGMGGSGGSSSSGGAGGLRNPFVGGGDSLLKPLKINDEITIIPQPTSNSKMAKTIELESHVID; this comes from the exons ATGGGCGAGGTCGGTGCGAATGCAACGGAATcgactgcaccaccaccaccaccggcagcagacagcaacagcaacagcagcagcagcaccagcaccagcgagCCAAAGGAGAATGGGGAAGTGAACGGTACGGCGACGGACAAGACTGCCGTCACCGATAATGCAGCCGTAGCGGAGGAAgacaacgacgacgaggaggagctgCTGCACGAGGAAGCAgacaaaaatggcacaaacaGTGAGGCTGCGAACGGTGAAAAGTCAGCAACAGAGCCGCTGGCGAACAGTGATGTAGCGCCATCTGGGGAGAAAAAGTTGCACAACAACGCTGCCGACAGCTTGGGCAAAAAGGAAGCGGCAGAGCCAACAGAGAGCAGTAGTGACGCGACCGATCCAAGTAGCCGAAGTGGTGGCGAAGGTGACGCGACAGAACCGTCGAAGCAGGCGACGGAAGAGAAGAAGCTCTCCACGAGCAGGGAGTCGGACGAGATCGAAACCATGGATGTGGAcgaagaggaagaggacggTGACGTTGTTGCGGTGGACGCTGAGAACGGCACAGCAAACGGTTCGGCTGGCGGGGATGAAGAACCACCGGTGGTCGCCgctaagcagcagcagcagcaagtgacGGAGGTCGACGATGATGAGCCGATGGAGGTGGACGGTGGGGGTGAGCAGGATGCGGCTGCCGCAGCCCCGACCAACGGGCACAAGGAATCGAACGCCGACGAGGATGGTGCGACCGTGCGGTCGGAAAAGCTTACCAGCAGTAAAACTGCAGCGGAAAAGGATAAGAGCGAACCACCGACGCATCCAGCATCAAAGCAACCGGCGGATGACGATgcggaggaggaagaggaggatgaCGACAAACCGGTCAGTATTAATTCCGACTCCGAGGGTGAGGAATCGCCCCAAAAGCGAGACAGCGGCGAaccggtggcagcggcggACAAAGCAACCAAGCCAGCGACCAACAGTAAGCTAATCCTGGTGGACGAGGGCGGTTTGGCGAAGCTGAACGAGGCTGTGCCCGCCGCAGCAGCTGCAACCGTTGTCGGGGGAGTTGCGAGCGCTGGTAAGAAGAGTGACACTGTACCTAGCaacggggtggtggtggatggagCGGCAGCGACGGCCACTCGTACCCAGAACGGTGACTGTGATGGGGATCTAACGATCCTGAGCGACAAGGAGGACGACTGCGTGGTGATTGAGGACGATGACGGCGAGTCGGATGCTTCCGTGCCGGCCGTCCCCGCGAACAACGCGCGGCGAAGCGGCAGTATACGAGCGACGGGTGGGCGAAAGTCGgacggtggtgttggtggtggagcTGCGTCATTAATGACGGGGTCAGCAATCAATCCGCTTgccgcggccgccgccgcgttgcagcagcagcagctgaaccAGAGCATCGTCTCGTCCATggatgacgacgacgaggacgaggacgacgatgatgatgatatagAGGAAATCATCGACGATCCGCTGGCGTTGGGAACGCAGGCGACCAACTTGAGCATGGGCGGGCGCGGCTACCAACCGAACACGCCGGTCAACCTCAAGGGACAGAAATCGCTGCTAATGAAcaatgctgctggtggtgccgccggtggTAAGGAGCCAACGCTGGTGATAATCGATACCAACACAATGATGAACAATGGCGGTGGCGCGCAACGCGGTGCGACGAATCTGGCCTCTGCCGGGGTGACGTCGCCGAACGTGAACAGCAACGCGGCCAATCTGCTCGCGAAGGCAAGCAGCGCCGGCATCCTGGCGAACGCGAGCGCCAGCCCGGGCGCACAGTTTAACTCCCGCAGCCTGCTCAACTCGCCCGGCGTCGTTGGCAACTCGCCggtggccgccgccgccggtgcTGCAATGCTAAACCAGGGCGGTATGCTCGGTAAGAATGCGGCCGCCGGCTCAGCGCTGGCCCCGGTGACGCCGCTCCTGCCCGCCCTTACCGACGACATGTTCGTGCTGGAGGCGCCGTCCTTTATCGTGCCGTACATCTACGAGAAGCCGCCCGCGGACAATCTGCGTGACATCGTCGACGAGCTGGAGGTCACGATCAAGGAGATGCGCAAGAAGCTCGAAGAGTCCGGTGCGGTACCGCCAGCCGCCAGCAAGCAGCAGGGCGGCGACACCGCCGAACAGGTCAAGGAGGACGGTGCGAAGAACGCGGCAaccgcggcagcagcagcagcggcggcggcctCGCTCTACGGCGACAAGGAGTCGGAcaagagcaaaaacaacaagaagcgaaagcgcaacaacgacgacgacgacgactgggACGAGCTGGAAACGTCCACCGACGACGAGGCGTCGGACGAGGAGCAGAAGACGAAGGTGCTGATCAAGGAGGCGAGGGCGGACATCGAGGCGATCAAGGAGCACATCATCTCGCCGTCGGACAAGGACGATCTGACCGgggtcggcggcggcggcggcagcagcggcggcgccAACGGGAGCGATCCGAAGAAGTCGGAAAACTACTTCGAAAACCCGCTCGGCAAGTTCTTCATGAACATCGGCATCAATCTGGTGCAGGAGTTCGTGCAGACGGATCTGCTGCGGCAGCAGAAGCGCAAGCGCGACCGGGAGGGCAAACCGTCGCCGAGCACGCAGCTCGCCATCAACTCGCTGATGAAGAATCTCGAGCAGAGCAAGGAGAACAACAAACCGTACAAGTTCGAGATGAAGCGGTGCGAGTACTGCCCGTTCAAGTCGGAGTCGGCGCTGGTGATGGCGCACCACTACGAGACGCCCCACATGCGCAACTTCATCTACAAGTGTAACTTCTGCGCGTACGAGACGCGCCCACCGCACGACATCCTGTACCACATGGAGGCGGTGCACAACATCAAGGGGCGGATGGAGAAGGCGCTCTCCTACCACCACTGCCCGAACTGTCCGTTCGAGGACAACGGGAAGTCGAAGCTGGCCCGCCATGCGGTCGCCTGCGCGAAGAAGTTCCGGCCCGAGCTGAACCTGAACCCGCCGATGGACTGGGAACCGCCGGCAAAGATACCGCGCATCAAGCCGAAGCACGGTCTCGTCGGTACGGCAACGGCCTATCAG GCCATGACCgcacagcagcagaaaaacatTGCCCTTGCCAATCAGCAGCGCCTCAACCAGCAGCAGGTCGCGTCGTCGGCGGTtcacctgcagcagcagcagcacctcagccagctgcagcagcagcagctggtcgGCCAGCAGCATCTCGGGCTGGCCGGCACGAATGCGGCCGCCGCCACGCTCAACAATGTCGCGCTGGCGAACCTGTCGCCCGCCGCCCAAGCCGTCGCCATACGGGCCCGTGCGGCTGCGGCCGGTCTCGGCGGCGCTGGCAGCGGCGGTGTCGGCGGTCTCGGAGCcggcggtgctggtggtggccgTGCCCCTGCCATCATCCCGTCGCCCACGGGCATTACGGGTGCCGGCAGCGGGGTGCGAGGGGCCGGTGCCGTGGCGGGCCTGGGCGCTGGCCTGAATGCGACCGCGCTCGCTGCGTCGGCCGCCGCCATCCGGAACACGCTCGCCGGAGCAGGAATG aatgCGTCCAGTATGAAGGCGACCAAGACGGCCCAGGCGCCGAGCATCTCGATTACGCCCCTGCCGCGCCAGTCCGCctcgaacagcagcagtgcgGCGGCCAACATGTCCAACATTGCCGGCGCCCTGTCGAAGCTGCAGGCCCAGGGTACGTCCGCGGTCAAGCCCGGGCAAAACCCGAGCGGCGGCAAGATGGCGTTCGTGGTGTGCGAGATCTGCGACGGCTACATCAAGGATCTGGACCAGCTGCGCAACCACATGCAGTGGATACACAAAGTGAAG aTTCACCCGAAGATGATCTACAACCGACCGCCACTGAATTGCCAAAAGTGTCAGTACCGGTTTTTCACCGACCAGGGCCTGGAGCGGCATCTGTTAGGCTCGCACGGCTTGGTGACGAGCTCGATGCAGGAGGCCGCCAACAAGGGCAAGGATGCTGGCCGCTGTCCAGTCTGTGGACGG GTGTACCAGTGGAAGCTGCTTAATCACGTGTCCCGCGATCACAACATGACCCTGAAACCTGCCCATCTCTCGTACAAATGTACCGTCTGCACGGCCACGTTCGGCATGTACAAGCAGTTCGAAAGCCACGTCTACTCCGCGCACAGTACGGTCGCGAAAAAGACGGGCGAAGGCAAGGGCAGCaagggtggcggtggtggtggtggtggcatggGACAGCAGCAGACCTCATCCGGTATGGGTGGCAGTGGTGGATCTTCATCTTCGGGCGGCGCCGGCGGACTGCGGAATCCGTTCGTGGGCGGTGGCGATTCGCTGCTGAAGCCGCTCAAGATTAACGACGAAATCACGATCATCCCGCAGCCGACCTCCAACAGCAAGATGGCGAAAACGATCGAGCTGGAAAGTCACGTCATAG ATTAA